The region CGCCCTTGTAGATGATGTGGCGCAGGTCGTTCAGGCGGCCGGGCTGCGCCGGGCGACCCTGTTTCAGCCAGTCCTCGCGCGCCTGCCCGCCCTTCCAGGCGCGGGTGGTGAAGCCGAGGATCTCGACCTTCACGCTGATCCGCTCCAGCGTGCGGGCCATGACATCGGCGCAGATGGCGGCGATCGAGATGGGGCGTCCGCGCATCGAGCCGGAATTGTCGATCAAGAGGGTGACGACGGTATCGCGGAACTCGGTATCCTTCTCGACCTTGAAACTCAGCGGCGTGGTCGGGTTGGCGACCACGCGGGCCAGACGCCCGGCATCCAGCACGCCCTCTTCCTTGTCGAATTCCCAGCTGCGGTTCTGTTGCGCCTGCAAGCGGCGCTGCAGCTTGTTCGCCAGCCGCGAGACCGCACCGCGCAGGGGTTCAAGCTGCTTGTCCAGGTAGGCGCGCAGCCGTTCCAGCTCCGCCGGCTCGGCCAGATCCTCGGCCTTGATCTCCTCGTCCCAGGCCTGGCTGAACACCTTGTAATCGGCGCTGGCCTCGCTGACCGGGGGCGGGATGTCGGGCGGGCTTTCCGCCTCGGGCATCTCGGCCTCGTCGGCCAACTCGTCGTCGGACTGGTCATCCATGCTGACCTGCGCCTGACGCTCGTCCTGCTGCTGTTCCTGGCTGCGCTCGGGAGAGGATTCGGCATCATCGCTGTCATCCTCTTCGCGCGACTGGTTGTCACCCGATTCCTCGTCTTGCTCGGCATTCTCGTCGGCGTCGTCGTCCTCGGGCTCGTCGGGATCGTCGCCCAGCTGGTCGCCATAGCCGAGATCACTGATGATCCGGCGCGAGAGGCGCGAGAACGCCGCCTGGTCGGCCAGCGCCGACCGAACGCTTTCCAGCGTCGCGCCCGCCTGCTGCTCGACGAAGGGACGCCAAAGGTCCGCCACGTGATCGGCCCCCGCCGGCAGCTTGCGCCCGGTGGCGGCTTGGCGGACCAGGTAGCCCGCCGCAACCGACAGCGGCGCATCCGAGGGCGCCTTGATCTGGGCATAGCCCTTCTTCTCGGCGTCGGCGGCGATCTTGGCGTCGATATTGCTGAGCGCGCCCGGCATCTCGCGCGCGCCAAGCGCCTCGACCCGCGCCGTCTCCAGCGCCTCGTAAAGCTCGCGCGCCATCGGCCCCGAGGGGGCGAATTTCGCATGGGTGGCCGGGTCGTGATGGCGCAAGCGCATGGCCAGCGCATCCGCCGTGCCCCGCGCCAGCAGCACCTCGTCGCGCGTCATCCGCCGGCTGACCTGCGGCAGACGCATCTGGTCGCCCGCAACCCCCGAGGGGTCGGCGGTGAAGGTCACGTTCAGCTCGGCATCATCGGCAAGCGCGCGGGTCGCCTCGGTCAGCGCCTTCTTGAACGGATCGGCGGGGTTGTCGGACTTTTTCATGCCTTCCATAGAGCACCCTGCGCGGCGCGGAGCAAGGGTCAACGGGGCTCTGTGCGCGGCTGCAGGGGCGGTTGTGCGCGCGACCGGATTGCAGAAACTGAATCCTCGCGCCATGTTCACCGCGACAGAACGTCACAGCACGAGATCAGGGGACATTCCATGGCCACCAAACCTAAAATCGCCGTTATCATCAGCTCGACCCGCGCCACCCGCTTTGCCGACAAGCCGGCAAACTGGTTCATGAGCAAGGTCAAGGACAATCCCGATCTGGATTTCGAGCTGCTCGACCTGCGCGATTTCAACCTGCCGTTCTTCGACGAGCCGGCCTCGAACCTGTGGATGCCTTCCTCGGATCCCAATGCCGTCGCCTGGCAGAACAAGCTGGCGGAATATGACGGCTATGTCTTCATCGTGGCGGAATACAACCGCTCGATCACCGGGGCGCTGAAGAACGCGCTGGATCAAGCCTACAAGGAATGGAACCACAAGCCGATGGCGGCGGTGGCCTATGGCGCGATGGGCGGTGCCCGCGCGCTGGAACAGCTGCGCCTGATGGCGGTCGAGCTGCAGATGGTGCCGGTGCGCAGCGCCGTGCATATCGGCGGCGGCGATTTCTTCGCCACCTCGCCGCTCGGTGGCAACCAGCCGATCGAGACCATCGAGGATCACCTGCAAGGCTCGCTCGACGCGACGCTGGCCGATCTGGTGTGGTGGACCAAGGCGACTGTGGCTGCGCGGGCCGCGTAAGAGCGACAGAGGGGCAGCGGCCAAAGCGGTGGCCGTTGCCTGCGCGTAAACAGGGTCAACTATGGTGCCGGATCACCAAACGGCTGCTCGGCGCTGTGGGTAGAGAAATGTGACCGCCCGATTGGGCGGTCTTTTGCTGGATGATCAGGCCAACCGGCGTCGGCACAAGGGAGTGGATCGCAGCCCCGGCCTCGACGGACTCGCCACAGAAACCAATACGACAGATTCGCAAAGTCAGGCCCGGCGGCACCGCGTACCTTGCTCCGGGCCTAACCTTTGCTTCACTCCAGCTCGATCAGCAGGTCCTTGGCGTCGATCCCCTGTCCGGCGCTGACATGGACGGCCTTGACCACCCCGTCGCGTTCCGCCGAGAGGCCGGTTTCCATCTTCATCGCCTCGATGGTCAGCAAGAGATCGCCCTGCTTCACCGCCTGCCCCGCCGCGATGGCGACCGAGGCGACCACGCCCGGCATCGGCGCGCCGATATGCGAGGGGTTCGCCGGGTCGGCCTTGGGGCGGGCGACGGTCTCGGCCTTCACCAGACGGTTCGGCACGCGGATGTTGCGCGGCTGGCCGTTCAGCTCGAAGAAGACCTTCACCTCGCCCTTCTCGTCGGTCTCGCTCAGCGCCTGCAACCGGATCTCGAGGATCTTGCCCGGATCGATCTCGGCGGTGATCTCTTCCCCCGGCTCCATGCCATAGAAGAAGGTGCGCGTCGGCAGGGTGCGGACCGGGCCATAGACACGGTGGCGGCCCATGTAATCCATGAACACCTTCGGATACATCAGATAGCCGTTCAGGTC is a window of Paracoccus zhejiangensis DNA encoding:
- the cobT gene encoding cobaltochelatase subunit CobT, coding for MKKSDNPADPFKKALTEATRALADDAELNVTFTADPSGVAGDQMRLPQVSRRMTRDEVLLARGTADALAMRLRHHDPATHAKFAPSGPMARELYEALETARVEALGAREMPGALSNIDAKIAADAEKKGYAQIKAPSDAPLSVAAGYLVRQAATGRKLPAGADHVADLWRPFVEQQAGATLESVRSALADQAAFSRLSRRIISDLGYGDQLGDDPDEPEDDDADENAEQDEESGDNQSREEDDSDDAESSPERSQEQQQDERQAQVSMDDQSDDELADEAEMPEAESPPDIPPPVSEASADYKVFSQAWDEEIKAEDLAEPAELERLRAYLDKQLEPLRGAVSRLANKLQRRLQAQQNRSWEFDKEEGVLDAGRLARVVANPTTPLSFKVEKDTEFRDTVVTLLIDNSGSMRGRPISIAAICADVMARTLERISVKVEILGFTTRAWKGGQAREDWLKQGRPAQPGRLNDLRHIIYKGADAPWRRVRPNLGLMMKEGLLKENIDGEALEWAHRRLARRPEARKILMVISDGAPVDDSTLSVNPANYLEKHLRDVIAMVEKKKQVELLAIGIGHDVTRYYDRAVTITDVEQLGGAMTEQLAALFDNDPRKRARVLGMNAARRLG
- a CDS encoding NADPH-dependent FMN reductase, giving the protein MATKPKIAVIISSTRATRFADKPANWFMSKVKDNPDLDFELLDLRDFNLPFFDEPASNLWMPSSDPNAVAWQNKLAEYDGYVFIVAEYNRSITGALKNALDQAYKEWNHKPMAAVAYGAMGGARALEQLRLMAVELQMVPVRSAVHIGGGDFFATSPLGGNQPIETIEDHLQGSLDATLADLVWWTKATVAARAA